In Rutidosis leptorrhynchoides isolate AG116_Rl617_1_P2 chromosome 2, CSIRO_AGI_Rlap_v1, whole genome shotgun sequence, one genomic interval encodes:
- the LOC139890428 gene encoding uncharacterized protein, whose translation MLMMKEMKIASWNIRGMTYSDKQNEVKKFTKDEKLCFCAVLETHLKQKNIDGACSNVFDKWKWHSNIRYSANSCRIVVGWDENVVRVMVISTTRQSMLCLVEAVGMHTKIYCSVVYASNNIKERQKLWKELSVHKVIAKDCPWVIMGDFNVTRKIDEHSAGGSCLTDEMKEFVDCINEIEVDDIGSTGFNFTWTKSLRIQCVVF comes from the coding sequence ATGTTAATGATGAAAGAAATGAAGATTGCATCATGGAATATCCGTGGTATGACATATAGTGATAAACAGAATGAAGTTAAGAAGTTCACAAAAGATGAAAAATTGTGTTTTTGTGCAGTTCTTGAGACTCATTTGAAACAGAAGAATATTGATGGAGCTTGTAGCAATGTGTTTGATAAGTGGAAATGGCATTCTAATATCAGATATAGTGCTAACAGTTGTAGAATTGTGGTGGGTTGGGATGAGAATGTAGTGAGAGTTATGGTGATTAGTACTACTAGGCAGTCCATGTTATGTTTGGTAGAAGCTGTTGGTATGCACACGAAGATATATTGTAGTGTAGTGTATGCAAGTAATAATATTaaagaaagacaaaagttatggaaGGAGTTAAGTGTGCATAAAGTGATTGCCAAAGATTGTCCATGGGTGATTATGGGTGACTTTAATGTTACAAGAAAGATAGATGAACACTCTGCTGGTGGTTCTTGTTTAACTGATGAAATGAAGGAATTTGTTGATTGTATTAATGAGATTGAGGTGGATGATATTGGAAGCACTGGTTTTAATTTCACATGGACAAAATCCTTAAGAATCCAATGTGTGGTGTTCTGA